GATCTTTGTGGATAATATAACCCATGGTATCCTATAGCGTCCTCTGGTAGGCTTTACGGCTGAGCGTGGTAAAACAACAGCGGCTCTGCAGGTGTGGTAGAAGTCATCTCAATGTCACATTTTACAAAAATATGATAGCCTATTAATTAAAATAACTTCCGATATCCACACACAATATTTTGTTATCTTCTGACACGATGATCAACACCAAGGTAGAGACACTGTAAATATCCTCTTGCCATGCTTTTTGTGGAGGTGGGTAGTGCGGTGGAATGGTGCTGGAATGTAGCCAGGAGTATGTGGGCGTCGGGGGGGGAGTGAAAGTAGGGGCACGTTGCTTCACAGCGCGCCCCACGGGTCTGTAATGTGGCCTCTGCTGTTGAGACCCGCTGCGCGAGGGCAGGAGGAGGCACATGGACGACAGCAGGGAATTAAATAGGGGACCGGTTGGGCAATAGACCCGGGTGTTCAATGAAATGCTTCCGATGGCATGCTGTTTTAGTTCCTCCCAACACGTATCATTTCAGTCTTATTAGGTTATTCATGTCCTCCGCCTTTATCATGAAGAGATATTCATCAACATTTGAGTATTATCCCATTGTTGTTGAATGCATTTCATTACAGTCTTCTTTTTGCCTTTAGCCCTTTTCTGATTTGAAATGTCCTCACTCCTCACACAACGTCCTTTATTTCTTTCAGTGCCGCAATGTTGACTAGGCTGTTCAGTGACCCGTCGCTGCTTCCCGACATGCATAAGTATTCGGCCTGGGCAGAGGACAGCGAGAGCGAGGACTCGAAGACCAAGGATGATCAGGACCACTGCCGCGTGGGCGATGACGACATGGATGTCCCGGACCTGAGAAGCAGCCGGGCACATTCTGAGATCGGCGGTGAAGACGAGGACGACGACGAGGCGGATGAGGACGAAGGAGAGGACGGTGCAGAGGGGGACGGGCCCAAAAAACGGGGCCCTAAGAAGCGTAAAATGACACCTGCGCGTATCGAGCGCTCCAAGTTGCGTCGTCAGAAGGCAAACTCACGAGAGAGGACGCGCATGCACGATCTGAACTCTGCGCTCGACAATCTGCGTAAAGTCGTGCCCTGTTACTCCAAAACGCAAAAGCTCTCCAAAATCGAGACTCTCCGTTTGGCCAAGAACTATATCTGGGCCCTCTCTGAGATCCTGCGCTCCGGGAAGAAGCCTGATCTTGTGTCCTACGTGCAGACGCTGTGTAAAGGACTGTCCCAACCCACGACCAACCTGGTTGCGGGTTGTCTGCAGCTCAACTCCCGAAACTTCCTGACGGAGCAGTGTCCGGAGGGGGGACGCTATCCCGGCTCCAACTCCTTCTCCATGCATCCTTACCCCTACCAGTGCTCCCGCCTCTCCAGCCCTCAGTACCAGTCTGGTTCCAACTCGCATCCCTTACGGACACAAGGGTACTGCTCAGCCTACGATTCACTGTACGGTGGCAGTGGATCTCCAGAATACAACAGCCCAGAGTACGAGGGGCCCATATCCCCTCCCGTGTGCATCAATGGCAACTTTTCTCTGAAGCACCAGGGCACTACGTCCCCCGAGGTAGCCGAGAAAGGCTACCATTACTCTATGCATTACTCCGGCCTGGCCGGCTCTCGCCCCACTGCTGGCCACATATACGGTTCTTCGGGTGTGAGGAGCAGCATCCACTCTGAAAACGTATCGCCTTACCACGACATGCACCTGCACCACGAAAGGGCCCCCGTCCCCGTGTACGATGAACTCAATGCGTTTTTCCACAACTGAAACGGCAGTAATATTGCCATGCGTGGGAGTCTTCTTGCAATCAACAATCAATTAGTTGCCCACCTTTGGCAAGGAGCGTGCACGGTCACCCCCCCCCCAGCCCCTACCCTAAAACGTAGTCTCAAAGGACTATGACACCAGACACTGATCACTGCGAAAAAAGcgttttatttattgtttttctATGTCATTTtatataattgtatttattttgtttcTATTCTGTGACGATGGGATGCTGTGAAAATGTTGCATTTGAAATGGAATGTGTACAGATTTGACGGTGATTGACGTATGGATTATTATTGAAATAGCTAGATGAGTTAAAATGAAACCGCATAGTCACGTTTATAACATTGTAACAACCGATGATGCTGTAACTAATTTGGAAATAATAGCCTAATATGAAAATAGAGGATTAAATTAAGAAGCAAGCAGTGCACTTAAAAGCAAGCATGTCGCAGAGATATgaagatatatatttttaaatgtcgaCAATTGGCAACAGCTATGTCAGAAAATTAAACATATTTCACATCTATGCAAGAAATAGCCTACGCCAAACGAGTATACAAGGACCAACTATAGGCTATATCTAAAATAGTGTACATTAAATCATTCATTTAATACTTCTCAACAATATACTTTCATTGCTTCTCGGCCCCTATTCTGACTTGCCAATACACACACGGGGGGAATTGCTTGATGTCTATTTGTTTTATTGAGGGACATGAATTCAAGTCACCATTATGACACAGAGAATACAATTTTCGATCCCTAGAATACCACCAATTGATAAGGAAAAGAAAAGGAAAAGCAAACAATATTTGGCAGAGTAGGCCTACAAGGCTAAACCCAACATTTTAAATGAATGATTCTGAGGAAGCAGATATGGGCTCATGCTACCAGTTCCGGCTGGTCAAGTCTTTCTAATGTAAACGATTTGATAGTGTTTACGTTCATTAGATTAGGCTACCTTTAATGGATTTGCAAGTTTGCACTAGATTTTAGATGTCATTAAATGCAATCGAAAATGGTTTCATGTTAGCCAATAGCCTTTGCCTTTATACATCTACTGGCCTTTATACATCTACAATCCTGTCAGTGACTGAACCGAGAATGGGATGGGCcgacaataaaacatgctaaacACAATATTTCATGTCTTGCCACAGGAACAAATATGGCTTGTTGAATAGGCCTATTTCTAAAAGTGTAAGGGCCAGGATTTAGCACTCAATTTCTAAATAGTCGAAGTTATATATCAGAAGGTCGATATATTGCACTGAAATAacatgattattattattgttattattatttacaaaCAGTATTATTTAATGCATCATTTTGCCTATAACAACTAATCAATGCAAATATTTCCCCTAAGGGTCCCCAGAGTCGTCAACATGTGTTGCATTTTTCATTGAAAGTGAAAGTTAAAACTTTGTATTTAAACAATGTGTGTGTGGTAAAATAAAATGATAATACATGAAATTGCGTTACATCATTTCATTTTAAACCTATATCCAAGTTATATGTAAACGTTGTCTTTTCTCGTTGAATTTGAGAACCATTACACAGTGAAAACAAGTATATTCTGGCTAGCTGGTTAAGTTATCCGCGTAATAATCAACTACGTAAAAGGACTGTATTATATTCTTCCAATGATTATTCTTATCATTGGAAATGCTTTATGAAAAGATGACGCAGTGTGGCCTGGAAAGGGATGGGTTTACCGTTAAACATCCCCATATCGCTCTGCTTTCTGTAAGTTGGTTTACCGATTACAAGAAGTAGCATCACTTGACATGTGACTCTAACAGGTTCGGCGGGGTATATCCAATGGTTTAATATGGCAGACATATAAGCTATGTCAATATGTTGCTGGAAATCCCATTCTTCAA
Above is a window of Salmo salar chromosome ssa03, Ssal_v3.1, whole genome shotgun sequence DNA encoding:
- the LOC106601003 gene encoding neurogenic differentiation factor 2; its protein translation is MLTRLFSDPSLLPDMHKYSAWAEDSESEDSKTKDDQDHCRVGDDDMDVPDLRSSRAHSEIGGEDEDDDEADEDEGEDGAEGDGPKKRGPKKRKMTPARIERSKLRRQKANSRERTRMHDLNSALDNLRKVVPCYSKTQKLSKIETLRLAKNYIWALSEILRSGKKPDLVSYVQTLCKGLSQPTTNLVAGCLQLNSRNFLTEQCPEGGRYPGSNSFSMHPYPYQCSRLSSPQYQSGSNSHPLRTQGYCSAYDSLYGGSGSPEYNSPEYEGPISPPVCINGNFSLKHQGTTSPEVAEKGYHYSMHYSGLAGSRPTAGHIYGSSGVRSSIHSENVSPYHDMHLHHERAPVPVYDELNAFFHN